One genomic window of Streptomyces sp. NBC_01276 includes the following:
- a CDS encoding CoA pyrophosphatase, with product MTRGTQDETTATTREGDGLVLSTEGLPAWLDPVVAAARTVRPRQLSRFLPPEDGGGRQSAVLILFGEGPRGPELLLQERAGTLRSHAGQPSFPGGALDPGDGDPHTTGPLRAALREAEEETGLDPAGVQLFGVLPRLYIPVSEFVVTPVLGWWREPSPVGPVDPAETARVFTVPVADLTDPAHRVTVVHPRGHQGPAFTVESALVWGFTAGVIDRILHFAGWERPWDRSRQVPLDWHA from the coding sequence ATGACGCGCGGTACACAGGACGAGACCACGGCCACCACCCGCGAGGGCGACGGCCTGGTCCTCAGCACCGAGGGGCTGCCCGCCTGGCTCGACCCGGTCGTGGCGGCGGCCCGCACCGTCCGGCCGCGCCAGCTCAGCCGCTTCCTGCCCCCCGAGGACGGCGGGGGCCGCCAGTCCGCCGTGCTGATCCTCTTCGGCGAGGGTCCGCGCGGCCCGGAGCTGCTGCTCCAGGAGCGGGCCGGCACCCTGCGCTCGCACGCCGGCCAGCCCTCCTTCCCCGGCGGAGCCCTCGACCCCGGGGACGGCGATCCGCACACCACCGGACCGCTGCGCGCCGCACTGCGCGAGGCCGAGGAGGAGACCGGTCTCGACCCGGCCGGCGTCCAGCTCTTCGGGGTGCTGCCCCGGCTCTACATCCCGGTCAGCGAGTTCGTCGTGACCCCGGTGCTCGGCTGGTGGCGCGAACCCTCCCCGGTCGGCCCGGTGGACCCCGCGGAGACGGCCCGGGTCTTCACGGTGCCCGTGGCGGATCTCACGGATCCCGCCCACCGGGTGACCGTGGTCCACCCCAGAGGCCACCAGGGGCCCGCCTTCACCGTCGAATCGGCCCTGGTCTGGGGGTTCACGGCCGGGGTGATCGACCGCATCCTGCACTTCGCGGGCTGGGAGCGCCCGTGGGACCGCTCACGTCAGGTCCCACTCGACTGGCACGCATGA
- the nth gene encoding endonuclease III: MPAPARSAGKGRAESRLAMVRRARRINRELADVYPYAHPELDFRNPFELLVATILSAQTTDLRVNQTTPALFAAYPTPEDMAEAVPEELEELIRPTGFFRMKAKSLLGLSQALRDRFGGEVPGRLEDLVTLPGVGRKTANVVLGNVFGVPGITVDTHFGRLARRFKWTEQEDPEKVEAEICAIFPKSEWTMLSHRVVFHGRRICHARNPACGACPIAPLCPAYGEGETDPEKAKKLLKYEKGGYPGQRLSPPPDYPGLPASPLGARTEP; encoded by the coding sequence GTGCCCGCCCCCGCCCGGAGCGCCGGGAAGGGCAGGGCCGAATCCCGCCTGGCGATGGTCCGGCGGGCCCGCCGCATCAACCGGGAACTGGCCGACGTGTACCCGTACGCCCATCCGGAGCTGGATTTCCGCAATCCCTTCGAGCTCCTGGTCGCCACCATCCTGTCCGCGCAGACCACCGACCTCCGCGTGAACCAGACGACCCCCGCCCTCTTCGCGGCCTACCCGACCCCCGAGGACATGGCCGAGGCCGTGCCGGAGGAACTGGAGGAGCTGATCAGGCCGACCGGGTTCTTCCGGATGAAGGCCAAGTCCCTCCTCGGCCTGTCGCAGGCCCTGCGCGACCGCTTCGGCGGCGAGGTCCCCGGCCGGCTCGAAGACCTGGTCACCCTGCCCGGAGTGGGCCGCAAAACGGCGAACGTGGTCCTCGGCAACGTCTTCGGGGTCCCCGGGATCACCGTCGACACCCACTTCGGACGCCTCGCCCGCCGCTTCAAGTGGACCGAGCAGGAGGACCCAGAGAAGGTCGAGGCGGAGATCTGCGCGATCTTCCCCAAGAGCGAGTGGACGATGCTCTCGCACCGCGTGGTCTTCCACGGCCGCCGCATCTGCCACGCCCGCAACCCCGCCTGCGGCGCCTGCCCCATCGCGCCGCTCTGCCCGGCCTACGGGGAGGGCGAGACGGACCCGGAGAAGGCGAAGAAGCTGCTGAAGTACGAGAAGGGCGGCTACCCGGGCCAGCGCCTGTCCCCGCCCCCGGACTACCCGGGCCTCCCCGCCTCCCCGCTGGGAGCCCGTACGGAGCCCTGA
- a CDS encoding MBL fold metallo-hydrolase translates to MTDAAVLPGQPRGMVSSGPATVRAVNVLAPNASAMTLDGTNTWLVSEPDSELAVVIDPGPLDEAHLRAVIATAEQAGKRVALTLLTHGHPDHAEGAGRFAELTGTKVRALDPALRLGDEGLAAGDVIRTGGLELRVVATPGHTSDSLCFHLPADRAVITGDTILGRGTTVVAHPDGRLGDYLDSLRRLRSLTVDDGVTTVLPGHGPVLEDAQGAVEYYLAHRAHRLAQVETAVENGFVTPEAVVAQVYADVDRSLWPAATWSVQAQLEYLRDHGLIPGGPE, encoded by the coding sequence ATGACCGACGCCGCCGTACTCCCCGGCCAGCCCCGCGGAATGGTCTCCTCCGGGCCGGCGACCGTCCGTGCCGTCAACGTCCTGGCGCCCAACGCCTCCGCGATGACCCTGGACGGCACCAACACCTGGCTGGTCTCCGAGCCGGACTCCGAGCTGGCCGTCGTCATCGACCCCGGCCCGCTGGACGAAGCCCACCTGCGGGCCGTCATCGCCACCGCCGAGCAGGCCGGCAAGCGCGTCGCGCTGACCCTCCTGACCCACGGCCACCCCGACCACGCCGAGGGGGCCGGCCGCTTCGCGGAGCTGACCGGGACGAAGGTCCGCGCCCTCGACCCCGCGCTGAGGCTCGGCGACGAGGGCCTGGCCGCCGGCGACGTGATCCGTACCGGTGGCCTGGAGCTGCGCGTCGTGGCGACCCCCGGCCACACCTCCGACTCGCTCTGCTTCCACCTGCCCGCCGACCGTGCCGTCATCACCGGTGACACCATCCTGGGCCGCGGTACGACCGTGGTCGCGCACCCCGACGGCCGTCTGGGGGACTATCTCGACTCCCTGCGCCGCCTGCGCTCCCTCACCGTCGACGACGGGGTGACCACGGTGCTCCCGGGGCACGGGCCGGTCCTGGAGGACGCCCAGGGCGCCGTCGAGTACTACCTGGCGCACCGCGCCCACCGGCTCGCGCAGGTCGAGACGGCCGTGGAGAACGGCTTCGTCACCCCCGAGGCGGTCGTCGCGCAGGTCTACGCCGACGTGGACCGCTCCCTGTGGCCCGCGGCCACGTGGTCCGTACAGGCACAGCTGGAGTACCTTCGTGATCACGGACTGATCCCGGGGGGACCTGAATGA
- a CDS encoding NUDIX hydrolase, translating into MPNGQHGPSSSQPAGGQWYPPEWPDRIRALADGALTPVAPKRAATVMLLRDTPAGPAVHMLRRRASMAFAGGAYAYPGGGVDPRDEDRRIGWAGPGLDAWAERLGTDAATAQAIVCGAVRETFEEAGVLLAGETPGTVVGDTTGDDWEADREALVARELSFAEFLDRRGLLLRSDLLGAWARWITPEFEPRRYDTWFFVAALPEGQRTRNASTEADRTVWIRPSEAAARYDGGELLMMPPTISTLRSLEPHASAADALTAAAAQDLTPVLAQAALVDGELVLSWPGHDEFTKRVRPGGTA; encoded by the coding sequence ATGCCGAATGGTCAGCACGGTCCGTCGTCCAGCCAGCCCGCCGGAGGCCAGTGGTACCCCCCGGAGTGGCCCGACCGCATCCGCGCGCTCGCGGACGGCGCGCTCACCCCGGTCGCGCCCAAACGCGCCGCCACGGTGATGCTGCTCCGCGACACCCCCGCCGGCCCGGCCGTGCACATGCTGCGCCGCCGCGCCTCCATGGCCTTCGCCGGGGGCGCCTACGCCTACCCCGGCGGCGGGGTCGACCCGCGTGACGAGGACCGCCGCATCGGCTGGGCCGGACCCGGCCTGGACGCCTGGGCGGAACGCCTCGGCACCGACGCCGCCACCGCCCAGGCCATCGTGTGCGGGGCCGTCCGTGAGACCTTCGAGGAGGCCGGCGTCCTGCTCGCCGGGGAGACGCCCGGCACCGTCGTCGGCGACACCACCGGTGACGACTGGGAGGCCGACCGCGAGGCCCTCGTGGCGCGCGAGCTGTCCTTCGCCGAGTTCCTGGACCGGCGCGGCCTGCTGCTGCGCTCCGACCTGCTCGGGGCGTGGGCCCGGTGGATCACCCCGGAGTTCGAGCCCCGCCGCTACGACACGTGGTTCTTCGTCGCGGCCCTCCCGGAGGGCCAGCGCACCCGCAACGCCTCCACCGAGGCCGACCGGACCGTCTGGATCCGCCCTTCCGAGGCCGCCGCCCGCTACGACGGGGGCGAGCTGCTGATGATGCCGCCCACCATCTCCACCCTGCGCTCCCTGGAGCCCCACGCCAGCGCCGCCGACGCGCTGACGGCGGCCGCCGCGCAGGACCTGACGCCCGTACTGGCACAGGCCGCCCTCGTGGACGGTGAGCTGGTGCTCAGCTGGCCGGGGCACGACGAGTTCACCAAGCGCGTCCGCCCGGGAGGCACCGCATGA
- a CDS encoding phage holin family protein, protein MSAVDQEAPGAERTLGQLVASATAEMSALVHDEIALAKVELKQDVKRAGIGSGAAIVAGVLLLFSLPVLSFAAAYGIHNLGLGLAWSFLIVGVAFWLLAGLTGLLAMSKFKKVKPPVKTIDSVKQTAALVGTVKPHPRPLSDQAVGVARSSS, encoded by the coding sequence ATGAGCGCAGTGGACCAAGAGGCTCCGGGAGCCGAGCGCACGCTCGGTCAGCTGGTCGCCTCGGCCACCGCCGAGATGTCGGCCCTGGTGCACGACGAGATCGCCCTCGCCAAGGTCGAGCTCAAGCAGGACGTCAAGCGCGCGGGCATCGGCAGCGGTGCCGCGATCGTGGCGGGCGTGCTGCTGCTCTTCTCCCTCCCCGTACTGAGTTTCGCCGCGGCCTACGGCATCCACAATCTCGGGCTCGGCCTGGCCTGGTCCTTCCTCATCGTCGGCGTCGCGTTCTGGCTGCTCGCGGGCCTGACCGGGCTGCTGGCCATGTCGAAGTTCAAGAAGGTCAAGCCGCCGGTGAAGACCATCGACTCGGTCAAGCAGACCGCGGCGCTCGTCGGAACCGTCAAGCCGCACCCGCGGCCGTTGAGTGACCAGGCCGTGGGTGTGGCACGCTCGTCTTCATGA
- the nhaA gene encoding Na+/H+ antiporter NhaA — translation MATPPPSTRRKFLGRLSLPERRFVADALRTETVGGVLLLVAAIAALVWANIPAISASYDSVRSFHIGPAALGLDLSLQHWAADGLLAIFFFVAGIELKRELVAGDLSDPKAAALPVIAALCGMAVPAVVYALVNTLGNGSLDGWAVPTATDIAFALAVLAVIGTSLPSALRAFLLTLAVVDDLFAILIIAVFFTSEIDFLALGGALAGLVLFWFLLRFGVRGWYVYVPLALVIWGLMYNSGVHATIAGVAMGLMLRCTRRDGEEHSPGEHIEHLVRPVSAGLAVPLFALLSAGVSLSDEAIAQVFTRPETLGVVLGLVVGKTVGIFGGTWLAARFTKAELNEDLAWPDVLAVASLAGIGFTVSLLIGELAFAGDPVLTDEVKAAVLLGSLIAAAIACVMLKLRDRRYRSLTEAEERDEDADGIPDIYEQDNPAYHLRMAKIYEEKAAEHRRRAEAVAPAEDGPTGGSTGGSTREAAGGSSTGADRPA, via the coding sequence GTGGCCACGCCCCCGCCCAGCACCCGCCGCAAGTTCCTCGGCAGGCTCTCCCTCCCCGAGCGCCGCTTCGTCGCCGACGCGCTGCGCACCGAGACCGTCGGCGGGGTCCTGCTCCTGGTGGCCGCCATCGCCGCCCTCGTGTGGGCGAACATCCCGGCGATATCCGCGAGCTACGACAGCGTCAGGTCCTTCCACATCGGCCCCGCCGCCCTGGGCCTGGACCTCTCGCTCCAGCACTGGGCAGCCGACGGCCTGCTCGCGATCTTCTTCTTCGTCGCCGGCATCGAGCTCAAGCGCGAGCTGGTCGCGGGCGACCTGAGCGACCCCAAGGCGGCCGCCCTCCCCGTGATCGCCGCCCTCTGCGGCATGGCCGTGCCCGCGGTGGTCTACGCCCTGGTCAACACCCTCGGCAACGGATCGCTCGACGGCTGGGCGGTCCCGACGGCCACCGACATCGCCTTCGCCCTCGCCGTCCTCGCGGTCATCGGCACCTCGCTGCCGTCCGCGCTGCGCGCCTTCCTGCTGACCCTGGCGGTCGTCGACGACCTCTTCGCCATCCTGATCATCGCGGTGTTCTTCACCAGCGAGATCGACTTCCTCGCCCTCGGCGGGGCCCTCGCGGGCCTGGTCCTCTTCTGGTTCCTGCTGCGCTTCGGCGTCCGCGGCTGGTACGTGTACGTCCCGCTCGCCCTGGTCATCTGGGGCCTGATGTACAACAGCGGCGTCCACGCCACCATCGCCGGCGTCGCGATGGGCCTGATGCTGCGCTGCACCCGCAGGGACGGCGAGGAGCACTCCCCCGGCGAGCACATCGAGCACCTGGTCCGCCCCGTCTCGGCCGGCCTGGCCGTCCCCCTCTTCGCCCTGCTCTCCGCCGGGGTCTCGCTCTCCGACGAGGCCATCGCGCAGGTCTTCACCCGTCCCGAGACCCTCGGCGTGGTGCTCGGACTCGTCGTCGGCAAGACGGTCGGCATCTTCGGCGGCACCTGGCTCGCCGCCCGCTTCACCAAGGCCGAGCTGAACGAGGACCTCGCCTGGCCCGACGTACTGGCCGTGGCCTCCCTCGCCGGCATCGGCTTCACCGTCTCCCTGCTGATCGGCGAGCTGGCCTTCGCCGGAGACCCCGTCCTGACCGACGAGGTCAAGGCGGCCGTCCTGCTCGGCTCCCTGATCGCCGCGGCCATCGCGTGCGTGATGCTCAAGCTGCGCGACCGCCGGTACCGGTCGCTGACCGAGGCCGAGGAGCGCGACGAGGACGCCGACGGGATCCCGGACATCTACGAGCAGGACAACCCGGCGTACCACCTGCGGATGGCGAAGATCTACGAGGAGAAGGCCGCCGAGCACCGCCGCAGGGCCGAGGCCGTCGCCCCGGCCGAGGACGGTCCCACGGGTGGATCCACGGGTGGATCCACCCGGGAAGCGGCGGGCGGGTCCAGCACCGGCGCCGACCGTCCGGCATGA
- a CDS encoding Crp/Fnr family transcriptional regulator — MDDVLRRAPLFAALDDEQAAELRASMGEVTLARGDALFHEGDPGDRLYVVTEGKVKLHRTSPDGRENMLAVLGPGELIGELSLFDPGPRTATATALTEVKLLGLGHGDLQPWLNARPEVATALLRAVARRLRKTNDQMSDLVFSDVPGRVARALLDLSRRFGVQSEEGIHVVHDLTQEELAQLVGASRETVNKALADFAGRGWLRLEARAVILLDVERLAKRSR, encoded by the coding sequence GTGGACGACGTTCTGCGGCGCGCCCCGCTCTTCGCGGCGCTCGATGACGAGCAGGCCGCGGAGCTCCGCGCCTCCATGGGCGAGGTGACGCTCGCACGCGGTGACGCCCTGTTCCACGAGGGCGACCCCGGCGACCGGCTCTACGTCGTGACCGAGGGCAAGGTGAAGCTCCACCGCACCTCCCCCGACGGTCGCGAGAACATGCTGGCCGTCCTCGGCCCCGGCGAGCTGATCGGCGAGCTGTCGCTCTTCGACCCGGGCCCGCGCACCGCCACCGCCACCGCGCTGACCGAGGTCAAGCTCCTCGGCCTCGGCCACGGTGACCTGCAGCCGTGGCTGAACGCCCGGCCCGAGGTCGCGACCGCGCTGCTGCGCGCCGTCGCCCGGCGCCTGCGCAAGACCAACGACCAGATGTCCGACCTGGTCTTCTCCGACGTTCCGGGCCGTGTGGCCCGGGCGCTCCTCGACCTGTCGCGCCGCTTCGGCGTGCAGTCGGAGGAGGGCATCCACGTCGTGCACGACCTGACGCAGGAGGAGCTCGCCCAGCTCGTCGGCGCCTCCCGCGAGACCGTGAACAAGGCCCTGGCCGACTTCGCGGGCCGCGGCTGGCTGCGCCTGGAAGCGCGCGCCGTGATCCTGCTGGACGTGGAGCGGCTCGCCAAGCGCTCGCGCTGA
- a CDS encoding alpha/beta fold hydrolase produces MTAPSPDPSPAPTAASAVRIDVPGGRKVTHRDVAANGARFHVAECGDGPLVLLLHGFPQFWWTWRHQLTALADAGYRAVAMDLRGVGGSDRTPRGYDPANLALDITGVVRSLGEPDAALVGHDLGGYLAWTAAVMRPKLVRRLVVSSMPHPRRWRSAMLADFGQTRASSHVWGFQRPFVPERQLVADDGALVGELIREWSGPRLQADGSDEEALAVYRRAMCIPSTAHCSIEPYRWMMRSMARPDGLQFYRRMKRPVRVPTLHLHGSLDPVMRTRSAAGSGEYVEAPYRWRLFDGLGHFPHEEDPVAFSTELVNWLKDPEPDR; encoded by the coding sequence ATGACAGCCCCTTCTCCGGACCCCAGCCCCGCGCCCACCGCTGCTTCGGCGGTACGGATCGACGTGCCGGGCGGGAGAAAGGTGACCCACCGGGACGTCGCCGCCAACGGCGCGCGCTTCCACGTCGCGGAGTGCGGCGACGGCCCGCTCGTCCTCCTGCTGCACGGGTTCCCGCAGTTCTGGTGGACCTGGCGGCACCAGCTGACCGCGCTCGCGGACGCCGGGTACCGCGCGGTGGCGATGGATCTGCGCGGGGTGGGCGGCAGCGACCGCACCCCGCGCGGCTACGACCCGGCGAACCTCGCCCTGGACATCACCGGAGTGGTCCGTTCCCTCGGCGAGCCGGACGCCGCCCTCGTCGGGCACGACCTGGGCGGATACCTCGCCTGGACGGCGGCCGTGATGCGGCCCAAGCTGGTGCGCCGGCTGGTCGTCTCCTCGATGCCGCACCCGCGCCGCTGGCGCTCGGCGATGCTGGCGGACTTCGGCCAGACCCGGGCCAGCTCCCACGTCTGGGGCTTCCAGAGGCCCTTCGTCCCCGAGCGGCAGCTGGTCGCCGATGACGGGGCCCTCGTGGGGGAGCTGATCCGGGAGTGGTCCGGGCCGCGGCTGCAGGCGGACGGCTCCGACGAGGAGGCACTCGCCGTGTACCGGCGGGCCATGTGCATCCCCTCCACGGCGCACTGCTCCATCGAGCCGTACCGCTGGATGATGCGCTCGATGGCCCGGCCGGACGGGCTCCAGTTCTACCGGCGGATGAAGCGGCCCGTACGGGTGCCCACGCTGCACCTGCACGGCTCGCTGGACCCGGTGATGCGCACCCGCAGCGCCGCCGGTTCCGGGGAGTACGTCGAAGCCCCGTACCGCTGGCGGCTCTTCGACGGACTGGGGCACTTCCCCCACGAGGAGGACCCGGTGGCCTTCTCCACCGAGCTGGTGAACTGGCTGAAGGACCCCGAGCCCGACCGCTGA
- a CDS encoding MarP family serine protease, whose translation MNVLDILLLVAAVWFAIVGYRQGFVVGILSVIGFLGGGLVAVSLLPLIWDRVTDNGTQVTTTVVVIAVVVIIICASIGQALTTHLGSRLRRHITWSPARALDATGGALVNVVAMLLVAWLIGSALAGTSLPTLGKEVRNSKVLLGVSRVLPAQANTWFSDFSSTLARNGFPQVFSPFSNEPITEVKAPDPALARSGVAEQAKLSIVKVVGTAPSCSKVLEGTGFVFAPGKVMTNAHVVGGVMEPTVQVGGEGKLYDGKVVLYDWERDIAVLDVPKLRAPALEFTEKDATSSSDAIVAGFPENGAYDVRAARVRGRINANGPDIYHRGTVRRDVYSLYATVRQGNSGGPLLTPEGRVYGVVFAKSLDDPNTGYALTADEIRDDIRLGKTSSRRVDTQGCAL comes from the coding sequence GTGAACGTGCTGGACATCCTGTTGCTGGTCGCCGCCGTGTGGTTCGCGATCGTGGGCTACCGCCAGGGGTTCGTCGTCGGCATCCTGTCGGTGATCGGCTTCCTCGGCGGTGGTCTCGTCGCCGTGTCCCTGCTGCCCCTGATCTGGGACCGGGTGACCGACAACGGCACCCAGGTGACCACCACCGTCGTCGTGATCGCCGTCGTCGTGATCATCATCTGCGCCTCGATCGGCCAGGCCCTGACCACCCATCTGGGCAGCCGCCTGCGACGCCACATCACCTGGTCGCCCGCCCGCGCGCTCGACGCGACCGGCGGGGCCCTGGTGAACGTCGTCGCGATGCTGCTGGTGGCATGGCTGATCGGTTCCGCACTCGCCGGGACCTCGCTGCCCACGCTCGGCAAGGAGGTCCGCAACTCCAAGGTGCTCCTCGGCGTGTCGCGCGTGCTCCCCGCGCAGGCCAACACCTGGTTCTCGGACTTCAGTTCCACCCTCGCCCGCAACGGCTTCCCCCAGGTCTTCAGCCCGTTCTCCAACGAGCCGATCACCGAGGTGAAGGCGCCCGACCCGGCCCTCGCCCGCAGCGGCGTGGCCGAACAGGCGAAGCTCTCCATCGTGAAGGTCGTCGGTACGGCGCCCAGTTGCAGCAAGGTCCTGGAGGGCACCGGCTTCGTCTTCGCGCCGGGCAAGGTGATGACCAACGCCCACGTCGTCGGCGGTGTCATGGAGCCCACCGTGCAGGTCGGCGGCGAGGGCAAGCTCTACGACGGCAAGGTCGTGCTCTACGACTGGGAGCGCGACATCGCCGTCCTGGACGTGCCCAAGCTGCGCGCCCCGGCCCTGGAGTTCACCGAGAAGGACGCCACGAGCAGCAGCGACGCGATCGTGGCCGGCTTCCCGGAGAACGGCGCCTACGACGTCCGAGCGGCCCGGGTCCGCGGCCGGATCAACGCCAACGGCCCGGACATCTACCACCGGGGCACCGTCCGCCGCGACGTCTACTCGCTCTACGCGACCGTCCGCCAGGGCAACTCCGGCGGCCCGCTGCTGACGCCCGAGGGCCGGGTGTACGGGGTCGTCTTCGCCAAGTCGCTCGACGACCCGAACACCGGTTACGCCCTGACGGCGGACGAGATCCGGGACGACATCCGCCTCGGCAAGACCTCCAGCCGCCGCGTCGACACCCAGGGCTGCGCCCTCTGA
- a CDS encoding nucleotidyltransferase domain-containing protein: MEHRGLDAYGYFEREGSLGRIQPSFAGLVAAARGRIAEAYGSRLHSAYLYGSVPRGTARPGRSDLDLLIALHDEPAHDDRDIAEVLGQGLDQDFPEIDGVGVLLYGKDRLLSEQERYDLGWFLACLCTPLLGDDLAEHLPRYRPDGVLARETNGDLARVLPRWRERVEAASEPSDYRRLSRAFARHLVRTGFTLVMPRWGGWTSDLTESAEVFARYYPQRADQMRAAAVVALAPVEDPAVVRRYVEDLGPWLADEYTARHGTKAPRP; this comes from the coding sequence ATGGAACACAGGGGTCTGGACGCGTACGGGTACTTCGAGCGGGAGGGGTCCCTGGGGCGGATCCAGCCCTCGTTCGCCGGCCTCGTCGCCGCGGCGCGCGGCCGGATCGCCGAGGCCTACGGGAGCCGGCTCCACAGCGCCTACCTCTACGGGTCGGTGCCGCGCGGCACCGCCCGCCCCGGCCGCTCCGACCTCGACCTGCTGATCGCCCTGCACGACGAGCCCGCCCACGACGACCGCGACATCGCGGAGGTGCTGGGCCAGGGCCTCGACCAGGACTTCCCGGAGATCGACGGGGTCGGCGTCCTGCTGTACGGCAAGGACCGGCTGCTGAGCGAGCAGGAACGTTACGACCTGGGCTGGTTCCTGGCCTGCCTGTGCACGCCGCTGCTCGGGGACGACCTGGCCGAGCACCTGCCCCGGTACCGGCCGGACGGCGTCCTGGCCCGGGAGACCAACGGCGACCTGGCCCGCGTACTGCCCCGCTGGCGCGAACGCGTCGAGGCGGCCTCGGAACCGTCCGACTACCGCCGGCTGAGCCGGGCCTTCGCCCGGCACCTCGTGCGCACCGGGTTCACCCTGGTCATGCCCCGCTGGGGCGGCTGGACCAGCGACCTCACCGAGTCCGCGGAGGTCTTCGCCCGGTACTACCCGCAGCGGGCCGACCAGATGCGGGCCGCGGCCGTCGTGGCGCTGGCCCCGGTCGAGGACCCCGCCGTGGTGCGCCGGTACGTCGAGGACCTCGGGCCGTGGCTCGCCGACGAGTACACGGCCCGGCACGGTACGAAGGCGCCGCGCCCGTAG